The Paenibacillus dendritiformis region GAATAGGACGATGCGAGTCATCAATGGATTCATGGTCGGGCCTCCATGTCAATTAAGTCTGCCAAAGCGATCGATATGGATAGTGTTGTCATTTCTTTGCAAATTATGTGCCTATAATCAGCCGCCGTTCAGGGAAATGTATGTAGGTACATTTCATGAATTGGGGTGTCCCGATTTGAGTTGGAATACATATATGCAAATGTTACTTCTGCTGCACCAGGCCCTCATTCCCGGCAGTGTGCAGATCGGCCTGCAAGGGCGGAGCGTGGCGACCGTGAATCGTGCCGATTATATAGCACCGGTGTTCCCGCTATTGGATGACGAAAAAATAGACCGGCTCCTCAATGATCTCGATAAGAAAATGTATCAAGCGCCCAAGAATGCCCGGATTGGGGAACACGAGGAGATTATCCCGGAACAGAGCGGTTACAAACTGGATCGCAATCGTTTTCGAGAGCAATTTTATTCTTATCTCTATGGCACCGGTTCCTTTTCTATTGAAGCGCCGCGCTTGAAGGTCCATGCCAAGGTCGATAGCGAGCTGTTGGCCCATATCCGTGACAAGAGAATCGGATACTACGTCACCTTTTACAACTCCAGAAACAAAAATCGCTCGCATAATGTGGCCCTGGCCGCACAAGCCATCAATAACACCGTCGTGTTTCCGGGCGAGCAGTTCTCGTTCAA contains the following coding sequences:
- a CDS encoding VanW family protein, whose translation is MQMLLLLHQALIPGSVQIGLQGRSVATVNRADYIAPVFPLLDDEKIDRLLNDLDKKMYQAPKNARIGEHEEIIPEQSGYKLDRNRFREQFYSYLYGTGSFSIEAPRLKVHAKVDSELLAHIRDKRIGYYVTFYNSRNKNRSHNVALAAQAINNTVVFPGEQFSFNRVVGMRTTAKGYRQAPIIVRGEFSEGIGGGICQVSSTLFNAVDRAGLTIKRRYSHSRHVPYVPPGRDATVSWGGPDFAFQNRYNQPVLIRAHSGAGQMTVAVYSSELINHSPREVPGMTRRLPEEISLDVEAKAQE